The SAR324 cluster bacterium genome has a window encoding:
- a CDS encoding SDR family NAD(P)-dependent oxidoreductase, with the protein MSHRSKRKILVIGGSSGIGAAIAQVFASNGDLVVATGATKEEVERAQVQSGSTAISFQELDVRDGSAVQACIDEINSLDVLVNCAGV; encoded by the coding sequence ATGAGTCATCGCAGCAAGCGAAAGATTTTAGTGATCGGAGGTAGCAGTGGAATCGGAGCTGCCATTGCCCAAGTATTTGCGTCAAACGGAGATCTAGTAGTCGCAACGGGGGCAACGAAGGAGGAGGTGGAACGTGCTCAGGTTCAGTCAGGATCAACTGCAATCAGCTTTCAGGAATTGGATGTCCGGGATGGGAGTGCTGTTCAAGCCTGTATTGATGAGATTAATTCATTGGATGTACTGGTCAATTGTGCTGGAGTG